Genomic window (Nicotiana sylvestris chromosome 7, ASM39365v2, whole genome shotgun sequence):
TTGGAAATGCCAAAACTGTGAGAAACAACAACTCAAGGTTAGCAACTTCTGTAATTGAAACCACAGTAGATGTTAATTGTTTCAGCAATTTTGTTAATGGTTTCGAAATGTGACTGATCCTTTGTCGTGATGTAAATGGTGTAATCCTTTCAGTCGTTTTGGTAAATTTGTCGAGATACAATTTGATAAGAGTGGGAGAATATCTGGGGCAGCTATACGAACTTACCTTCTGGAGAGATCTCGTGTCTGCCAAATCTCAAATCCTGAGAGAAACTACCACTGTTTTTATCTTCTTTGTGCTGCTCCAGCTGAGGTATCTATGTTtgttttcttgttttgtttttgattGTCTTTAACTGTTTAGCTGATCTAATGTTAACGACGCACGTAATTATGATATTCTTTCGCTTTGCAGGAGATAGAGAGATATAAACTAGGGAACCCAAAATCATTTCACTATCTTAATCAGTCCAAATGTTACGCATTGGATGGAGTAAATGATGCTGATGAATATCTTGCAACAAGAAGGGCTATGGATATAGTGGGAATCAGTGAGGAAGAGCAGGTTAGTTTTCCTCCTGACTAATTTGTAAAGCGGATAACATGAATATTACTAATGCGTTCAAAAATTTGTTCAGGATGCAATTTTCAGGGTGGTTGCCGCAATTCTTCATCTTGGTAATGTCGAATTTGCAAAAGGTGAGGAGATTGACTCTTCTGTGATTAAGGATGAGCAGTCTCGGTTTCATCTCAATATGACGGCAGAGTTGCTCAAGTAGGTCTATTTTCTACTTTTGAACTTGAATGCATGTTTTTATTTTGGATCTGTTAATTCTTCTGGATCTTATGACTAATATTGATAGGTGTGATGCCAAGAGCTTGGAAGATGCACTAATTACACGTGTAATGGTCACACCTGAGGAAGTTATTACGAGGACTCTTGATCCAGAAGCTGCTCTGGGTAGCAGGGATGCTTTGGCTAAAACCGTTTATTCTCGCCTTTTTGACTGGTAAGCAAGTCAAATACCTGATGTTACTGTCACTTTTACTGTCATAAGACATGTATAGACACGTATACATATACTGCTTTGGTTTTCCAtatttttatcttcttttgtttcttAAAGAATTCGTATATCGACTCCAGGATTGTGGAAAAGATAAACATCTCCATCGGCCAGGATCCAAACTCCAAGTCCATAATCGGAGTTCTTGATATTTATGGGTTTGAGAGTTTTAAAACCAACAGGTAACGTTTCAGTATGGTATATCCTCTGCTGCTGCTTACTTGAAACCTTGGTGCCTATCTAACATTATCCCCGGGTGAAACAGTTTTGAGCAGTTCTGCATCAATTTTACAAATGAAAAGTTGCAACAACATTTTAACCAGGTTATATCTCATTCTTGCATTTTAAAagctattttcttatttttttctatCTGTTAAGGCTATATGATTATAATGGTAATGCGTTTGCACCAGCACCTCTTTGCTTATGAGGTTGTCTTGGTTTTTTAATGTTATTCCATCTTATGATTTCAGCACGTGTTCAAGATGGAACAAGAAgaatatgaaaaagaaaagattAACTGGAGCTACATAGAGTTTGTTGACAACCAAGACGTGCtggatctgatcgaaaaggtctGCAACCGCTTGATTCATTGTTTATTGatgcttttttttcttctttcgttTGTCTGGAACAAAGTAACTTGTCATGTGATTCTATAGTATGTTATTAGTTCTAGACTTCTAGCCCGTCTTTTGGTAACTTCAAATCGTAACAGCTGAAGTTGAAAACTTGCAGAAACCTGGAGGAATTATCGCTCTGTTAGATGAAGCCTGGTAAGCGTGCTTGATTTTCTTAGTCATCAATTACTTCAGATatcttatgtaatttatttttctgttttttgttCTCCAGCTTATGATATAATTTATGTTCATATAACTGGTCCTTGCAGTATGTTTCCTAAATCTACTCATGAAACATTTGCTCAGAAGTTGTACCAGACATTCACTAAAAACAAGCGTTTCATCAAACCTAAACTTTCACGGACGAATTTTACGATATCTCATTACGCTGGAGAGGTGATGACTAGTTCGTCTTTTTGGAAATatctgtactttcatctttccaATGTAATGCTAAAGCGTCCTAGATGATATGCAGGTGACATATCAAGCGGATCTGTTTCTGGATAAGAATAAAGATTATGTGGTTGCAGAACATCAGGTTCTGTTAACGGCCTCAAAGTGTCCTTTTGTGGTGGGTTTGTTTCCTCCTCTACCTGAAGAATCATCAAAATCGTCCAAATTCTCCTCCATTGGGTCACGTTTCAAGGTTAATTCATTTTTCTCCATCAAGTATTTTGGCTAATATAGATTTTAGAAACAATTAAAAAGCTTGTGTGTCTCACCGCTAGAAAAATCTCTCTTCTTGCCCTTTATTAAGCTTAATTAGATGTATGGATTTCTTATCTAGGTTTCCTGTTCTGCGAGTTTCCTTTCTCTCTGACTGACGAGTATGCTTACTTTATTGATGGCTTTAAGTAACAAATGGCTGATCCATGTTGACCCTGTAAAATCAAAAACTAATTTGACAGAACTGCCTAGCGTATAAGCAAGACTTATATTTTGGCAAACATTTCAGTCATGAATAAGGTTCTTGAggatgacaacaacaacaacaaacccagtgtattcccacaagtggggttctTGAGGATGAAAATAACTAATGTATGTTTATGTCTAAGAGAAGCTACTTATAAAAAAATGTCTAAGAGAAGCTTTTGCTTTTGGTTTTATTGTGAACTAGGAGCTTCAGATATGTGCAGGAATCATGTGGAATTACAGTGTAAATTGTGCTTTACCGCGGAATTTCTGACGTTTTTGCCGTCCATTCTTATTCAATTGTATGCCTAGTACTTCCTATTAGAGTAAGTACTAGGTCCATACATCATTTGATTGATACTCATATGCTACCTTTTACCGTAGCACATTGTGGTTTTTCATGCTTGGACACCTCCATCTCCACCTCTTTTCCCGCAATATTCCCTTTGTTATCTCCAAACGATTCATGTTTCTTCTATGGTGTTGTGTTATAGTGCTTCTgtatttgttttgttgttttctccCTGTGTCCCTGTTCTAGCAAAATTGATTCATTAGAGTATGTGGAATTGCAGTATAtatgttttataaaaatagttttcAGTCTTCTGAAGCCTTTTCTTACATGAATGCAGCTACAACTGCAATCTTTAATGGAAACATTAAGTTCAACAGAGCCTCACTACATCAGATGCGTGAAGCCTAATAATGTCCTTAAGCCTTGTATTTTCGAGAATGTGAACGTGATCCAGCAATTGCGATGTGGTGTAAGTGTCTACTGATGCTTCATCATTGTGCATGCAAATGTAATGGATTCATTACTTCTTCTTGCCCTTACCTAAGTTCTTTTTATTCTAGGGTGTTTTAGAAGCTATTAGAATCAGCTGTGCTGGATATCCCACTAGACGTACATTTTATGAGTTTCTTCTTAGATTTGGTGTTCTGGCTCCAGAAGTTTTAGCTGGAAGGTAAGTTTTCCAGACTCGTCTTGTGTCGATTCTAACTGAAACTTCTGTTTTCATTTGTGAATTTCCTTCTTCCCCATCAgtttctttctgatttttctgaTATCTATAATAATCCCTTTTCCAGCTATGATGACAAGGTTGCATGCCAGATGATTCTAGACAAAATGGGACTTATGGGCTATCAGGTAAATTTTGGATATCGTGCTAAACCAGATGTGCTCATCCTCCAACTAGAGTAGGTTTTTCATTGGATTGCTAAGAGAATATCTAGGCTAGAGAAGTAATAGACAAGTTCTTTATATTGTTCATGGGCATCATGAAATGTGCAGAGACATTTCGATGTCTTTACATTAACTGATGCCTGTCTTTACAGATAGGAAAGACAAAGGTCTTTTTGCGGGCTGGACAGATGGCTGAGCTCGACGCCAGAAGAGCTGAGGTACTTGGAAATGCAGCAAAAATTATTCAAAGACAAATCCGTACATATATTACGCGAAAAGAATTTGTTGTGTTGCGTCATGCTGCTATTCAGTTGCAATCATGTTGGCGAGGTATGTTTCAATATCAGTCATTTGGAATCCTACATTTCAGATAGCTGAAACTTCTTTCATCTGACTCCCTACTTCATTGAGAAGCATGTTTTTAGGACTCTACTTCATTGAGAAGCATGTTTTTAGGACTGGCGGCTGGCCTATGGGAGAGTAGCTTTAGCTTCCCTTTACATTTTGACTTTGATTTTCTAATATTTAACATACATTTAACATTTTTATGGTGTTTTGAAACCAACTTTAAGGAATTTATATGATTAATGATGCTTGTATATTCACGCTGGTGCTTTATTCAAGTTTCAAAAGCTTTTCCAATGTGGTTCAATTTACACATTATTATTTACTCATTTGTTTTTGTTAGTACTAATAGTTTATTGTTGATGAGGGGGAAAACCTCGGATAAAAGAAGTATAAAAAAATGTAGGGGACCTACACAAAAATATGGTTGTTTACTAAAGACACCAGCCATCTATACTAACAGGAAGCTCATTGTGGGTGCACCAAAAGTTAATCAAAAACAAAAGACACGCCCTAATCGCATAAAATCCTATTCCCACCTCTTCAAAAGCTCTAATTTGGTATAGTTGATACAAAAACTGAgctagcattgagaaatcaactGGTTTCAAGAGTTCTCTTGGCAAGGAAACTTTGAAAACATATGTCAATTACTCCAATTTATTATTAAAAGTGCATATTAGGTTTCATCTTTACTCTGCTAGTCTTGTCTGAGGAAAAATTGTTTACTCTCTTATCAGCTGACATGTCAATGTTTTTTCTTGTAACTATTAATGACATAGTAGTGCTATCGTGATTCCTATGTCGTAAATGTCAGCTATGCTGTCCTGCAAACTGTATGAACAGCTGAGACGTGAAGCAGCTGCTCTGAAGATACAGAAGAACTTCAGATGTTATGTTGCACACACAGCGTATACAACACTGCATTCTTCTGCAATTACCTTGCAAACAGGCATGAGAGCAATGGTTTCTCGCAATGAATTTAGATACCGGAAGCACACCAAAGCTGCAATTAAAATACAGGTGCTAATCTCTCTACTGCTATTGTCACTCTTCTGATCTTCCCTATAATTTAGTGAAGAAGTACATGAAAtcttgaaattttcaagaaaaaaatagcTGATACATGATTTGCTTGCTATCATGCAGGCGCATTTGCGTTGCCATGCCGCTTATTCTTATTACAGGAGTCTTCAGAGAGCTGCCATTATCACTCAGTGTGGTTGGAGGCGACGGGTTGCCAAGAAGGAGCTTCGAAATCTCAAAATGGTttgttatgtatttttgtgattatttctttagTAATGTGGTCATATTGTTCAGAGAAGGAAGATCATTGTTAATGAGAGATATATGTATGCAGGCTGCAAGGGAAACAGGTGCTCTCAAAGAAGCCAAGGACAAGCTCGAGAAGAAAGTGGAAGAACTTACATGGCGGTTGCAATTTGAGAAACGACTCAGGGTAAGTTTTTCTTATTCTTTGCAAAGTTTCCTCTTGGTTCATTTCCTTGACTATGACACCATTGTACTTTGGATTACTGCAGACTGAGCTGGAGGAGGCTAAGGCCCAAGAAGTTGCAAAGCTACAGGAGGCACTGCATGCAATGCAAAAGCAAGTAGAAGAAGCAAATGCTAAAGTAGTCCAAGAGCGGGAAGCGGCACGGAGAGCAATTGAAGAAGCACCTCCAGTCATCAAGGAGACTCCAGTTATAGTTCAAGACACAGAAAAAATAAATGCCCTGTCAGCTGAAGTAGAGAATTTGAAGGTATGATTTCCAATATCCCAAGGATTATAATCTGCATGGTTGGCTGCTAAACTTAGCAAAACATGCCAACtaattgttttattttctttgtgaGTGACTCATTGACCATGATAAGTAAATCCCCCTTGCAAAAATCATCCAATTCTACAAGTAGTTTGCGTTGAGTCCCACACCGGTGGGATGAGGATTTCGTGGTCTCTTTATATGGTCATGGGCAATCCTCACTTCATGAGCTAGCTTTTGAGGTTGGGTTAGGCCCAAGGTCCATTTATCATGGTATCAAAGCCAGACCCATCTCAATTTATTATTAGCGATGTTGGAGCCCCCATTTATGTTGTCCACGCTCCGGTTCGCAGGCCTGGGCATGGGGGGATGTtgagtcccacatcggtgggatgAGGATTTTCTGGTCTCTTTATATGGTCTGGGGCAATCCTTATCTTatgagctagcttttggggttgagttaggccAAGGTCCATTTATCATGTTGAAGTACGTgaccatctcatctaaaagcttaagcTTCTAGAGAGAGCACACTTTATTTACTTAATTGTCTCTTCAACAACCCCCCTCAATGCAAATGCGCCTGCAGGATAGCAAGCTACAAGGGGTTGAACCCTGTCATAGAGAAACGCCTGgcatttaagtggagaagggcaGGCCCTACAGTGCCCCTCTTGCCCTCGAGGATTTCTCGGTtaccaaaaaaagagaagataaTTGGAGCGCCGTTATTTGATCCATCCTTCTGGATAAACCCTGAATCTCTTGAATGTGCTTGACTTCAGTGTTGCAGAATACTCAGAATCATAGTTTCTTCAAGTGTACTCCTAAAGTTCTTTTTCCACCTTGAAGTTCATACTTAAGTCACTTCTGAGCTGGCCTATGAGGAGGGATTAACCTAAAAATGAGTCCCATTAAAACGTTGATTTTAAAATGTTCATACTTTTATATAAAAGAACACATAAAGATTATCTCTATGTTTCTCTTGGTTGAAAAGTTTTTTCACGAATCATCCAGGCTTTGCTGGCGTCAGAAAAGAAAGCTACAGAAGAGGCTAGAGATTCTTCCAGGGATGCAGTGGCCAGAAATTCAGAGCTGGCTAACAAACTAGAAGATGCTGAGCGAAAAGTAGATCAGCTTCAAGATTCAGTGCAGAGGTTTGTATATGAATATTGACTGTGTCTGTGAGGGAATCAACTTATCCGCCTCCTGTTATGGGTTGATTGTCTTAGAGTGACCCTGATAGTTAAGAGTCTTGTGATCAAACATACAGCAGAAGTTGCATAGCTTTCCCACGGTTCTGGTCATTTTTGGTTTCTGATTGAACCTAAAAATTATTATGAGCATTGCTCTTACGATTTCTGAGCTATGAACAACCAACCTTTCAGTATAATAGTAGACTTGCATCCTTAATCATCACGTTTTTGTGAACTGGGACTTCCCAGACATGCACAAGTCTCTGTCGCTGTCTCTTTCATCTACTCTTTCTTTGTTTCTTGTTTCAGGCTTGAAGAGAAGCTCTCCAATATGGAATCGGAGAACCAAGTGCTTCGTCAACAAGCTTTGACCATGTCACCAACTGGAAAAACTTTATCTGCACGGCCAAAGACTACTATTATACAGGTGCACAAATAGTTGCCGATTCTTATCTTATTAGAGTTTATTTGAGGGAGTAGAATTTCTTAATACCGTAGATGCTATAGATAATTACTCTCGATGAAATTTCAGAGGACTCCGGAGAATGGAAATGCTATAAACGGAGAATCGAAGGCTAATTCTGTAAGTTCAATGGTCAGACTGTTATTTTCACTTTTGACGTGAATTAAACATATGCCCTATTTTAATGTATATGCTTATTATATGGCATAGGATATGAGTCTTGCTGTAGCAAGTCCAAAGGAGCCTGCATCTGAGGAGAAACCACAGAAGTCTCTAAATGAAAAGCAGCAGGTGCGTGGTCTGCTTGCTTGCCCCAAAGAATTACCAGATCGCTTATGCTTGTTAATCATAATGTTACAGTTAAATTCAGAAATATTTTTTGTACAATTTTATCTTTTTTACAGGAGAACCAAGACTTGCTGATTAAGTGCATTTCACAAGATTTGGGCTTTTCTGGAGGCAAACCAATTGCAGCTTGTCTCATATACAAATGTCTGCTCCACTGGAGGTCCTTCGAAGTTGAAAGAACTAGTGTTTTTGACCGTATAATACAAACCATTGCTTCAGCCATCGAGGTAGAAAGCTTATTACTTTGGTAATGTTGTACCATTCAAGTTTTCTCTGACTTTGTGTTTATAAATCTAAGACAATTAATTTCTGAAACTTCTTCATTAAAGGTCCCAGATAATAATGATGTATTAGCATACTGGTTATGCAATACGTCCACATTATTGATGCTGCTTCAACAAACACTTAAAGCTAGCGGGGCTGCTAGTTTGACTCCGCAGAGGCGGAGAACCAGTTCAGCTTCTTTGTTTGGGAGGATGTCCCAAGTATGAGCTCTGTGATTTATATTAAGTTCTTCAGTTTCAGCCATTTGCCCAATTTATAAGTCATGTCTTAGTTATTTTTGTCCTCTGCTACCTCTAATATTTATGTAGGGCTTACGAGGTTCTCCCCAGAGTGCTGGACTTTCAGTTCTCAATGGGCGTATGCTTGGGAGATTGGATGACTTACGTCATGTTGAGGCCAAATATCCTGCACTGCTGTTCAAGCAGCAGCTCACTGCCTTTTTGGAGAAAATATATGGAATGATAAGAGACAATCTGAAGAAAGAGATCTCCCCATTGCTTGGGCTATGTATTcaggtacattattttgtatgtGCTACTTATGCCACAAGTCCAAGCAAGCTTATGAAATAGAATGTTTACTGCTCGATGTGTAGTTTCAGCAAGTCCCTACGCTTAAGGTAGTATGATGTGATAAACTGTGGAAGTTTTAGGACTTGGATTGGTTGATGCATTGTACCACTGAGAAGTTCTCTGATGCTTGAACCAGTCAAGTGTTAAAGCAACAAAATCTTACAGATTGATTGTCACTTAAGAAAGTTAATGTGTTGTAAATTATGCAGCACACGAGCTCTTGAATGTCTCTGCACGGCAGAGTTATTAGTTTCTAATatctattaaaataataaaatcactaAAGTAATAAATCAGACAAATCCCCAATCATCAGTAGAGCTCCCGAGAATGGCTAGTGAGGATACTTGTCTTCAAGCCTAGGGTGTTGGAACAAGTGGATCTTTCCAGGTTTAGTACTATGCCTTGAAGCTGAAAATTTATATAAAGGCACCACTTTTCTCTTTGGGTCATTGTGTTACCTATGTTTATTATGTTCTCTCCCAATGTGAGAATATTTTGCTGCCGAGAGAAAGAGGGAAGGAGTTAATTTGTAGGAACATTATCTGCATCATGTCTGCAGGCACCGAGAACATCTCGTGCAAGTTTAGTCAAAGGAAGATCCCAAGCTAATGCTGCTGCCCAGCAAGCTCTATTTGCTCATTGGCAAAGCATTGTGAAAAGTTTGAACAACTACTTGATGATGATGAAAGCAAACTATGTAAGTTAAAAATTGGAGAGCTATATAATAGCAATAGTCATTTTGTCTCCCTGATGTTTATGTGTTTCCATTGCTCCACCCATGTAGGCTCCTCCTTTCTTGGTTCGGAAGGTTTTCACTCAAATATTCTCCTTTATCAATGTTCAACTTTTCAACAGGTAACTACAGGCCTTTAAGGACTGTAAAATCTGTGTGCATTCTGTACGTTAAGTATATTTTATTTGGCACATTGGCACCTTCTTATGTATCTGTGTTTTAACTTTCTCTACAAACAGTCTCCTTTTGCGGCGGGAGTGTTGCTCGTTCAGTAATGGAGAGTTTGTGAAAGCTGGGTTGGCTGAATTGGAACAGTGGTGCTGCTATGCAACTGAAGAAGTAAGCATGTTCCACTGTATCTTTTCAATTCCTATCCAGTATCTTACTTCTGTATTTTCATGTCCAGTATGTAGGCTCAGCATGGGACGAGTTGAAGCACATTAGACAAGCAGTTGGATTCCTAGTAAGAACTAATTTAGTGTCTTTGTGCAAAACGAACTTTCATATGATCACGTGCCTTTATCTGACTCTTTCTCCCCTCAATTTCTTGCAGGTTATACATCAAAAGCCCAAAAAGACATTGCATGAGATCACTAATGAACTTTGTCCAGTAAGGAGACTTAGTTCTATATTTCTCTTCTGTTCTTGTTCCAGTTTGTTGTTCCTTAAATATGGTTGTTTCTTTTACTTctcagaagaaaaaaaattccTGTTTCTTTATCGAATTCTCATTCGCtgtttttcttttataattcACATGGCTATTTTTTATTAGGTGCTTAGCATACAGCAACTGTATAGGATCAGCACTATGTACTGGGATGACAAATACGGAACCCACACTGTTTCTTCAGATGTAAGATCTTGCACCTACAGTTTTAATGCGAT
Coding sequences:
- the LOC104247139 gene encoding myosin-17-like, whose protein sequence is MASVNIIVGSHVWVEDPKLAWSDGEVIKIHGQDVHVKTSNGKEVVANITKVFPKDTEAPPGGVDDMTKLSYLHEPGVLQNLATRYELNEIYTYTGNILIAVNPFQRLPHLYDTHMMEQYKGAAFGELSPHVFAVADVAYRAMINEGKSNSILVSGESGAGKTETTKMLMRYLAYLGGRSGVEGRTVEQQVLESNPVLEAFGNAKTVRNNNSSRFGKFVEIQFDKSGRISGAAIRTYLLERSRVCQISNPERNYHCFYLLCAAPAEEIERYKLGNPKSFHYLNQSKCYALDGVNDADEYLATRRAMDIVGISEEEQDAIFRVVAAILHLGNVEFAKGEEIDSSVIKDEQSRFHLNMTAELLKCDAKSLEDALITRVMVTPEEVITRTLDPEAALGSRDALAKTVYSRLFDWIVEKINISIGQDPNSKSIIGVLDIYGFESFKTNSFEQFCINFTNEKLQQHFNQHVFKMEQEEYEKEKINWSYIEFVDNQDVLDLIEKKPGGIIALLDEACMFPKSTHETFAQKLYQTFTKNKRFIKPKLSRTNFTISHYAGEVTYQADLFLDKNKDYVVAEHQVLLTASKCPFVVGLFPPLPEESSKSSKFSSIGSRFKLQLQSLMETLSSTEPHYIRCVKPNNVLKPCIFENVNVIQQLRCGGVLEAIRISCAGYPTRRTFYEFLLRFGVLAPEVLAGSYDDKVACQMILDKMGLMGYQIGKTKVFLRAGQMAELDARRAEVLGNAAKIIQRQIRTYITRKEFVVLRHAAIQLQSCWRAMLSCKLYEQLRREAAALKIQKNFRCYVAHTAYTTLHSSAITLQTGMRAMVSRNEFRYRKHTKAAIKIQAHLRCHAAYSYYRSLQRAAIITQCGWRRRVAKKELRNLKMAARETGALKEAKDKLEKKVEELTWRLQFEKRLRTELEEAKAQEVAKLQEALHAMQKQVEEANAKVVQEREAARRAIEEAPPVIKETPVIVQDTEKINALSAEVENLKALLASEKKATEEARDSSRDAVARNSELANKLEDAERKVDQLQDSVQRLEEKLSNMESENQVLRQQALTMSPTGKTLSARPKTTIIQRTPENGNAINGESKANSDMSLAVASPKEPASEEKPQKSLNEKQQENQDLLIKCISQDLGFSGGKPIAACLIYKCLLHWRSFEVERTSVFDRIIQTIASAIEVPDNNDVLAYWLCNTSTLLMLLQQTLKASGAASLTPQRRRTSSASLFGRMSQGLRGSPQSAGLSVLNGRMLGRLDDLRHVEAKYPALLFKQQLTAFLEKIYGMIRDNLKKEISPLLGLCIQAPRTSRASLVKGRSQANAAAQQALFAHWQSIVKSLNNYLMMMKANYAPPFLVRKVFTQIFSFINVQLFNSLLLRRECCSFSNGEFVKAGLAELEQWCCYATEEYVGSAWDELKHIRQAVGFLVIHQKPKKTLHEITNELCPVLSIQQLYRISTMYWDDKYGTHTVSSDVISSMRVMMTEDSNNAVSSSFLLDDDSSIPFSVDDISKSIQQVDIADVEPPPLIRENSAFVFLHQRSS